From the genome of Drosophila melanogaster chromosome 2L, one region includes:
- the CG18557 gene encoding uncharacterized protein — translation MWRRVIFIRCCFWTLTETGAPCGLQMECVPQGLCKTSAWNQNAISWPSPCQRSESCCHSSQKLVIGAPLNCGKSNPNGLGGTVEEVVDQAKPNEFPWTVALMQNLINFFGAGTLVTENIVITAAHLMLDKTINDFGIIGGAWDLKQLAGKTIQWRTATRIVSHPDFNKMTGANNIALIVLETSFVMKPPIGPICWPTSGVSFDRERCLVAGWGRPDFLAKNYSYKQKKIDLPIVSRSDCESLLRRTAFVQSFQLDPTILCAGGERGRDACIGDGGSPLMCPIPGHPAIYELVGIVNSGFSCGLENVPALYTNISHMRPWIEKQLNDELNKPYKTFPIYNISYD, via the exons ATGTGGCGGCGAGTCATATTTATCAGATGCTGTTTCTGGACGCTAACTGAGACGGGAGCACCGTGTGGCCTCCAGATGGAGTGCGTGCCCCAGGGACTGTGCAAAACGAGCGCTTGGAATCAGAATGCTATTTCTTGGCCGAGCCCGTGCCAGAGATCAGAAAGTTGCTGTCACAGTTCTCAAAAG TTAGTGATCGGTGCTCCGCTAAACTGTGGCAAGAGTAATCCCAATGGCCTGGGCGGCACAGTAGAAGAGGTTGTCGATCAGGCGAAACCCAATGAGTTCCCTTGGACTGTGGCTCTGATGCAAAACTTGATCAACTTCTTTGGCGCGGGAACTCTGGTCACCGAAAACATTGTGATAACCGCTGCCCACCTGATGCTAGACAAGACCATCAACGACTTCGGAATCATCGGCGGTGCATGGGATTTGAAGCAGCTGGCTGGTAAAACGATTCAGTGGCGAACTGCGACCAGGATTGTATCGCATCCGGACTTCAACAAAATGACCGGGGCCAACAACATAGCCCTGATCGTACTGGAAACTTCGTTCGTGATGAAGCCCCCTATTGGACCCATCTGCTGGCCCACTTCCGGAGTGTCTTTCGATCGGGAACGCTGCCTGGTGGCCGGCTGGGGGAGGCCGGATTTCCTTGCCAAGAACTATTCCTACAAGCAGAAGAAAATCGATCTGCCCATCGTGAGCAGGTCCGATTGCGAATCCCTATTGCGGAGGACGGCGTTTGTCCAGAGCTTCCAGCTGGACCCCACCATATTGTGTGCTGGCGGCGAGCGGGGGCGAGATGCCTGCATTGGCGACGGTGGATCCCCGCTAATGTGTCCCATTCCCGGCCATCCGGCGATCTACGAGCTCGTCGGGATTGTGAACAGCGGCTTTTCTTGCGGACTGGAGAATGTGCCTGCCTTATACACGAACATCTCGCACATGAGGCCTTGGATTGAAAAACAACTCAATGACGAACTGAATAAGCCATACAAGACATTTCCcatatataatatatcctATGACTAA
- the Cpr23B gene encoding cuticular protein 23B has product MAAKFFALLSLALLATSQAEYNYNEKEAKAANSASSSGEDFLSDYHTPSNNALNSEATPDGYDYVAPARNQFTAGSRTASVQASNLLQNAASAANAESVLLPSPLPVLRHEQNSEVVSSTQQQQEQQTVQHQQSEPLVVSSVLRQHQEPEVFPPASYSFNYAVNDASTGDIKEHSETRDGYVVRGFYSLIDPDGYKRTVTYTADDVHGFNAVVNRVPYALKAVVVPVAQVAQPTPFVARDERSKSVDVIRSSGAAAGASENVLSGSGSSSGSVSGSGVSDTFAEDSYANAPRGLDSSGGPYA; this is encoded by the exons ATGGCAGCTAAG TTTTTCGCCCTGCTGTCTCTGGCACTTTTGGCCACTAGCCAAGCGGAGTACAACTACAACGAGAAGGAGGCGAAGGCGGCCAACAGTGCGTCCAGTTCTGGCGAGGATTTCCTGAGCGACTACCACACGCCCAGCAACAATGCTCTGAACTCGGAGGCCACGCCCGATGGCTATGACTACGTGGCGCCCGCCAGGAATCAGTTCACCGCCGGCAGCCGTACGGCCAGTGTTCAGGCCTCCAATCTTCTCCAGAATGCGGCCAGTGCCGCCAATGCCGAATCCGTGCTGCTGCCCTCGCCGCTGCCCGTTCTCCGCCACGAGCAGAACTCGGAGGTGGTTTCATcgacgcagcagcagcaggagcagcagacAGTTCAGCATCAGCAGTCGGAACCGTTGGTGGTCAGCTCCGTTCTGCGCCAGCACCAGGAGCCCGAGGTCTTTCCGCCCGCCAGCTACAGCTTCAACTATGCCGTGAACGACGCGAGCACCGGTGACATCAAGGAGCACAGCGAGACCCGGGATGGTTATGTGGTGCGCGGATTCTACAGCCTGATCGATCCCGATGGCTACAAGCGCACCGTGACCTACACGGCGGATGATGTGCATGGCTTCAATGCTGTGGTCAACCGGGTGCCCTATGCCCTTAAGGCGGTGGTTGTCCCTGTTGCCCAGGTGGCGCAGCCCACTCCATTTGTGGCTCGCGATGAGCGCTCCAAGTCGGTGGATGTCATTCGATCGTCGGGAGCGGCAGCAGGTGCCTCAGAAAATGTCCTGTCCGGTTCCGGCTCATCTTCGGGTTCCGTTTCCGGATCCGGCGTGAGCGACACATTCGCTGAGGACAGCTACGCCAATGCTCCGCGAGGGCTGGACTCCTCCGGCGGTCCCTACGCCTGA
- the CG18558 gene encoding uncharacterized protein, which produces MKLRDWFRLLIVSIFFWLLVLEVIIFYNSTRFTDLIELVQTPYKETINSFDVGLRSEHWDDVRITRILQENVRVHCLVYMHRLDYKYGAEKARHIEKTWGRRCNRLTIIDQRDIPLLQAYRQIYVEFHNELDWLLVVYLDSYVIVENLRYLLAQYSPSEEIYFRAEHAVHVYAHVGQVSTTDYIFSREALEQLVTRNCLQNEIFLRECLTRMRKGPSEWLLPFDVPDALIPYSLRTNFWHWPCSFRVVYHNHSWESCFGGAVLYPYCRAMQMYVLEFLLYHLRPYGHLTPLPELRSPNPLTKIASRPLNDQLAKMMYRSVRIICLVLTWPKKYMSGARAISETWGRHCNRVIYYGSFPGTTISGLEIVGLNASDTRSKLWGKTKAAFRHAYRNYGHEVDWFYKADDDTYAVMENMRKLLKPYSPSNPIYFGSPFKLGSTLYMSGGAGYVLSKSAVELLNLGAAENCQPGDQGTEDYVMGKCLSLLQVQAGDSRDLLGRQRFFSLSLEHFLIPNRDDEGFWLQEYLYQTTGTGLECCSTYSISIHNVSPYEMHFLETILYKRRPYGLLAGHAPPRRLSKNRLRKQQYNL; this is translated from the exons ATGAAGCTAAGGGATTGGTTCCGGCTACTGATAGTGTCAATATTTTTTTGGCTGCTCGTCCTAGAAGTGATCATATTCTATAACAGCACCAGATTCACCGATCTAATCGAGTTGGTTCAAACGCCGTACAAGGAGACGATCAACTCCTTTGACGTTGGTCTGCGAAGTGAGCACTGGGACGATGTTCGGATTACGCGAATTCTTCAGGAGAATGTCCGCGTTCACTGCCTAGTTTATATGCACCGATTGGACTACAAGTACGGCGCTGAGAAGGCTAGGCATATCGAAAAGACATGGGGTCGTCGCTGCAATCGGCTGACCATAATCGATCAAAGGGATATCCCTCTGCTGCAGGCATATCGCCAGATTTACGTTGAATTCCACAATGAACTCGACTGGCTGCTAGTGGTCTACTTGGACTCGTATGTCATCGTGGAGAATCTGCGCTACCTGCTGGCGCAGTATTCGCCATCCGAGGAGATCTACTTTCGTGCGGAACATGCCGTCCATGTGTACGCCCATGTAGGTCAGGTCAGCACCACGGACTACATCTTCAGTAGGGAGGCGCTGGAGCAGCTGGTCACGAGGAACTGCCTGCAGAATGAGATCTTTCTCAGGGAGTGCTTGACGCGGATGCGGAAGGGTCCCAGCGAGTGGCTCCTGCCGTTTGATGTTCCGGATGCGCTGATCCCGTACAGCCTGCGCACTAACTTCTGGCATTGGCCCTGCTCCTTTCGCGTTGTTTACCATAATCAT AGCTGGGAGAGCTGTTTTGGAGGAGCAGTGCTCTATCCATATTGCCGCGCCATGCAAATGTATGTCCTTGAGTTCTTGCTCTACCACCTGCGTCCTTATGGCCACCTAACTCCCCTGCCGGAACTAAGGTCTCCTAATCCTCTAACGAAGATAGCATCGAGGCCGCTGAACGATCAGCTGGCCAAGATGATGTATAGGTCGGTTAGGATTATCTGCTTGGTTTTGACCTGGCCCAAGAAGTATATGAGTGGCGCTAGGGCTATAAGTGAAACATGGGGTCGTCACTGCAACCGAGTGATTTACTATGGCAGCTTTCCGGGCACTACTATATCTGGCTTGGAAATAGTGGGTCTGAATGCCAGTGATACCCGCAGTAAGTTGTGGGGCAAAACAAAGGCGGCGTTTCGTCATGCGTACAGGAATTACGGTCACGAGGTGGATTGGTTCTACAAGGCGGATGACGATACCTATGCCGTAATGGAGAATATGCGCAAACTGCTGAAACCCTACTCACCGAGCAATCCGATTTACTTTGGCTCCCCATTCAAGCTGGGATCCACTCTCTACATGTCCGGAGGAGCCGGCTATGTCCTGAGCAAAAGTGCCGTTGAGCTATTGAATCTTGGCGCCGCCGAAAATTGCCAGCCAGGAGATCAGGGCACCGAGGACTATGTGATGGGCAAATGCCTGAGCCTATTGCAAGTCCAAGCGGGAGACTCCAGAGATCTGCTCGGACGACAGCGGTTCTTCTCCCTGTCGCTGGAACACTTTCTCATTCCGAATCGCGATGATGAGGGCTTCTGGCTGCAGGAGTATCTCTACCAAACAACTGGAACG GGATTGGAATGCTGTTCCACCTATTCAATTTCCATACACAACGTCTCTCCGtacgaaatgcattttctggaAACGATTTTGTATAAAAGGCGACCATATGGACTTCTAGCTGGACATGCTCCTCCAAGAAGATTAAGCAAAAATCGTCTAAGGAAACAGCAGTATAATTTAtga
- the CG3117 gene encoding uncharacterized protein, protein MSRLCTSLVIILGLILSSGGTHICLSSNLCVPRENCREEMPFFDFSSTIECSDEEVCCEKSNVIGMSKSPPQHSVDTLLRTSYPNALDGSPQVFGDQTKPNQFPWVTALFAKGSYLGGGSLITPGLVLTAAHILAGLSPNDIMVRAGEWDLSSSEKLNPPMDRQVIKIMEHEAFNYSSGANDLALLFLDSPFELRANIQTIRLPIPDKTFDRRICTVAGWGMRSSTDVDIQTIQQKVDLPVVESSKCQRQLRLTKMGSNYQLPASLMCAGGEEGRDVCSLFGGFALFCSLDDDPNRYEQAGIVSFGVGCGQANVPTTFTHVSKFMEWINPHLEQVLSVPGNMLPAMS, encoded by the exons ATGTCGCGGTTGTGCACTTCTTTGGTCATCATTTTGGGTCTCATCCTCTCGAGCGGTGGCACTCACATATGCCTGAGCTCCAATCTGTGTGTTCCCAGGGAAAATTGTCGTGAAGAGATGCCGTTCTTCGACTTTAGTTCCACCATTGAGTGCTCCGACGAAGAAGTGTGCTGTGAAAAGTCAAATGTG ATAGGCATGAGTAAGAGTCCTCCACAACATTCAGTGGACACACTTCTTAGGACAAGTTATCCAAATGCCCTGGATGGAAGCCCTCAGGTGTTTGGtgaccaaaccaaaccgaatcAATTTCCCTGGGTGACGGCTTTGTTCGCCAAGGGATCTTATCTGGGAGGAGGATCTCTGATTACCCCAGGACTTGTACTAACCGCTGCCCACATCCTAGCGGGATTATCCCCCAATGACATCATGGTTAGAGCTGGCGAATGGGATCTATCCTCCAGTGAGAAACTAAATCCACCGATGGATCGTCAAGTGATCAAGATCATGGAGCATGAGGCCTTTAACTACAGCAGCGGAGCCAACGACTTGGCGCTTCTCTTCTTGGATTCGCCTTTTGAGTTGAGGGCCAACATCCAGACCATTCGCTTACCCATTCCGGACAAGACTTTCGATCGAAGGATATGCACGGTCGCAGGTTGGGGAATGAGATCGTCGACCGATGTTGATATTCAGACCATCCAGCAGAAGGTCGATTTGCCCGTTGTCGAAAGTTCCAAATGCCAGAGGCAGCTCAGACTAACTAAAATGGGCTCGAACTACCAGCTGCCCGCCAGTTTAATGTGTGCCGGCGGTGAGGAGGGACGGGATGTCTGTTCTCTATTCGGAGGATTCGCCCTTTTCTGCTCCCTGGACGATGATCCCAATCGCTACGAGCAGGCGGGCATCGTAAGCTTCGGCGTTGGATGCGGCCAGGCAAACGTTCCGACCACCTTCACCCATGTGTCCAAGTTCATGGAGTGGATCAATCCGCACTTGGAGCAAGTGCTTAGCGTGCCTGGAAATATGCTTCCTGCCATGTCATAA
- the CG2983 gene encoding uncharacterized protein, with protein sequence MERKECVFLDRSNHSQPNTTSPSTARPVLFLLLGIGIGYLITKVLVWPIMDLKSHTNRTGASTSLDIDLTDEVRVLCYVYTKPINHKTQAQAVLETWGRRCNKLIFFSSRSDLNLTGSVELPVSPYFRESWLKTKMALKYLHDHHLNDADWFLEADDETYVVMENLRYMVYPYSPQLAIYFGSPGTVMSRAALRRLVELSLPNPSKCEQKNAGPTAEKLRECLENVNVLAGNTYDSEGRRRMYLIEPQARSNLFLHYDSNIWFWKFLAYRTQDGIFAWSNYAVSFHYVQHRYIHCFEYMIYRLRTFGRKQIVESLPPKYNPAAEKDQGAPRIGSDQDVPADYEY encoded by the exons ATGGAAAGGAAGGAGTGTGTTTTTCTTGATCGGAGCAATCATTCCCAGCCGAATACAACGTCGCCATCAACAGCTCGTCCAGTACTTTTCCTGCTCCTGGGCATCGGAATTGGCTATCTGATCACCAAGGTTCTTGTATGGCCAATTATGGATCTCAAATCGCACACGAATCGCACGGGTGCATCGACTTCACTGGACATCGATTTGACCGATGAGGTGCGAGTCCTGTGCTATGTGTACACCAAACCCATTAATCACAAGACTCAGGCCCAAGCCGTTTTGGAAACTTGGGGCAGGCGGTGCAACAAGCTGATCTTCTTTAGCAGCCGCTCTGATCTCAATCTAACTGGATCTGTGGAACTGCCCGTAAGCCCCTACTTCCGGGAGTCGTGGCTAAAAACGAAGATGGCCTTGAAGTACCTTCATGATCATCACCTAAACGATGCCGATTGGTTCCTAGAGGCTGACGACGAGACGTACGTGGTGATGGAGAACCTGAGATACATGGTCTATCCCTACAGTCCACAGCTGGCCATCTATTTCGGCTCACCCGGCACTGTGATGAGTCGTGCTGCACTGCGTCGCTTGGTTGAGCTATCCCTGCCCAATCCCTCCAAATGCGAGCAAAAGAATGCGGGTCCCACCGCAGAAAAGCTGAGGGAGTGCCTCGAAAATGTGAATGTGCTGGCGGGCAATACTTACGATTCTGAGGGACGTAGGCGCATGTATCTCATCGAACCGCAGGCCAGATCAAATCTGTTTCTGCACTATGATTCGAACATCTGGTTTTGGAAGTTCCTCGCCTACAGAACGCAAGAT GGAATTTTCGCTTGGTCCAACTATGCGGTATCGTTTCACTACGTTCAACATCGCTATATCCACTGTTTCGAGTATATGATCTATAGATTAAGGACTTTTGGACGAAAACAGATTGTAGAATCGCTTCCACCTAAATATAATCCCGCCGCCGAAAAGGATCAAGGAGCACCACGAATTGGTTCTGATCAAGACGTTCCAGCTGACTAtgaatattag
- the CG2975 gene encoding uncharacterized protein → MGVRPNRKRLELMLMLLIGLAWGILLSELMKRTRWQNHADRLKEESSPFPSSQRSRNLRTPPTIAPSTTNPPPDILAARLFNETRVLCMVLTSPKTHHTRAIHIKRTWGRRCNKLIFMSTKADKELGSVALNVREGYSNLWPKTRAALQYVYKHHFQKYDWFLKADDDTYFIMENLRAFLHAHNFREPVYFGNKFRQHVKEGYMSGGAGYVLSKMALHRLIKLGFSNSSICTNRNYGYEDVELGRCLAGVGVVGGDSRDEQGLSRFIPFSPLHWYPQPPDWYQPLLYYTSPDNSSDCCSNTAISFHYNNAQEFYVLEYIIYKLRIFGINRELGPLPKKKASSRPMSINLQTTKEENGHIALIKMMPRKNVTTPNYRTKTTSKFKK, encoded by the exons ATGGGAGTACGACCGAATCGAAAACGTTTGGAGCTGATGCTAATGTTGCTGATCGGTCTGGCATGGGGAATACTTCTGTCCGAGCTGATGAAACGAACTCGCTGGCAGAATCATGCGGATCGGCTGAAGGAGGAGAGCAGTCCCTTTCCGAGCAGCCAGCGGAGCAGGAACCTACGCACCCCACCCACCATTGCTCCTTCGACCACGAATCCACCGCCGGACATCCTGGCCGCGCGACTCTTCAACGAGACGCGTGTCCTGTGCATGGTGCTGACCAGTCCAAAGACGCACCACACCCGCGCCATTCACATCAAACGCACCTGGGGAAGGCGCTGCAACAAGCTGATCTTCATGAGCACCAAGGCGGACAAGGAACTGGGATCCGTGGCGCTCAATGTGAGGGAGGGCTACTCCAATTTGTGGCCCAAGACCCGGGCGGCGCTGCAGTACGTCTATAAGCACCATTTCCAGAAGTACGACTGGTTCCTCAAAGCGGACGATGACAC CTATTTTATCATGGAGAACCTGCGCGCCTTTCTACACGCCCACAATTTCAGGGAACCGGTTTATTTTGGAAACAAGTTCCGCCAGCATGTAAAAGAG ggaTACATGTCTGGAGGAGCTGGTTATGTGCTGAGTAAAATGGCCCTCCATCGGCTGATTAAACTGGGtttcagcaacagcagcatttGCACCAATCGCAATTATGGCTACGAGGATGTGGAACTGGGACGATGTCTGGCCGGTGTGGGCGTCGTGGGTGGTGATTCCCGGGATGAGCAGGGGTTAAGTCGCTTCATTCCTTTCTCCCCACTTCACTGGTATCCCCAGCCACCGGATTGGTACCAGCCACTACTCTACTACACATCCCCAGAT AACTCCAGTGACTGCTGCTCAAATACGGCCATCTCGTTTCACTACAACAACGCACAGGAGTTCTACGTGCTCGAATATATCATCTACAAGCTACGAATTTTTGGCATAAACAGAGAACTTGGTCCACTGCCAAAAAAGAAAGCCAGTTCTAGGCCAATGTCGATTAATTTACAGACCACAAAAGAGGAAAACGGCCATATTGCTCTCATTAAAATGATGCCAAGAAAAAACGTCACTACACCAAATTACAGAACCAAGACCACTTCcaagtttaaaaaataa